GCAGTGGCGGCGCGACCCCGGGCGGATGCTGGCGGCGTGGCGTGAGGTCAGGTGCTACCTCCCGTCGCGCATCCGGGTGGGTGGTGTGTGGCTGACCAACGCCGTGGGTGGCCGGCACACGTCGTATCGGAGCGACCCCTATCGGCGGACCTCGGTCACCGATCCGGCGTCCACCGGTTGTCAGGTCATCGCCCAGTGGCTTCAGGTCCAGGCGACGTTCGCCGACCAGGCCGCCACCTGGTCACACGACAGAGGGCCGGTCACCTGACGGTGACCGGCCCTCGTAGTCTGCTCGAGACTAGGTGTTCTGATACTTCCCACCGATGGTGTTGCGCACCACGATCGGGGTGTTGCGGGGAACGTTGTCGTAGACCCACTTGGCGTGATCGTTGGTGACGTTGATGCAGCCGTGGCTCACGTTGCTGCGACCCTGCTGATTGACCGACCAGGGGGCGCCGTGGATGAAGATGCCGTCCCACGACATCCGGGTCGCGTACTCGACGTAGGTGCGGTAGCCCTCGGCGGAGTCGACCGGGACGCCGTACGTGGACGAGTCCATGTACATGTCGCGGTACTTCTCCTTGGTGTAGTACACGCCGTTCGAGGTGGGGTTCTTGTCCGAACCCATCGAGATCGGCATCGTCCGGACGACCTTGCCGTTGTGCCACCAGGTGATGGTGTGGGTGTTGTCGTCGGCCAGGGCGATGTAACCGGTCTCGGTCTTGACGTTCGGGATGACCGGCCCGGCCGGCTTCTCCTCGGTCGTCGACGGCGGCGGCTGCGGAGCTTCGGGGGTGGTCGGCGCCGGCGGGGTCGGCAGACCGGGGACCGCGGGGATCTCGACCGGCGGCAGGCCGGGGATCACGGTGACCGGGACGGCGTTGGCGACGCCGGGAAGTGCGAGGGTCATGGCCAGGACGCCGAAGACGACAGCCGCGAGTCGTCGAGCCGAACGGCGGCGCGAGGCGCGCGGGGTCGGCAGGTGAGAGTTCAACACAGGTCGTACCTTCGGTTCGATGGTTCGTTCGCGCATCGGCCTGAGCGCGGAACCATCGTTACACAACCGTTGCCTTGGGTCCAAGGAGCGGGCCACGCCGAATGACGCCGCCATCGCGAACCCTCAGTACGACGTGGCAAAACCCGAGGTAGCGTCGTTGTCGACACCGAGTGTGACGGTCGTCACATTCAAGGTCGCGCATGCGCAGCGGGTTCCGGCATGGGACTCATTGTGGCCGCCGGGCCCGCGCATCCAACAGGATCGTTTGTCCCACTGGGGACTGCTCGCTCGGGCACCGTGTTGCCGCTCAGGCGGGTTGTGGATGTTCGGTGCGAAGGTGTTGCGCAGGTTGCGAACACGCCTCGTCTCGGCAGACGAGCATCATGTCGACGCGACCGATGCCGGCCTCGGACTCGGTCACGTCTCGGCGGACGTACAGGGTGCGCCGCAGGATCCGCACCGGCGTTGGGTTTTCGTGTGGCTGGAGGACATGGGTCAACGGTACGCCTGGTGTGGCGTGGATCACAGGACGAGTCCGGACCGGCGGGATGTGGTCCGGTTGGGTGACTTGGGCGGGGATCTGTGACATCGCCGACCCGAATCGCATGTGGTTCGCAGACAGCGGAGGAACGTGAGGGAAACGCCAGGCCAGTTCGCGCCCTGCCCACCACCGATCGTCTCGACCGGCCCCGGCGATTCGTCGGCACCCGGGCACCCGGAGGAGGAGGCGACTCCCGAGATCGTCTACGAGTACGCGCCCCTGCCGTTGCCGTGGAACAAGCCGCCGGAGCCGCCCAACTAGGCGCACGGAGTAGCCCGGACCGACGAAAAAGGCTCGGAGATAGTGTCTCCGAGCCGGTGGAGCGGGTGACGGGAATCGAACCCGCGTAGCTAGTTTGGAAGACTAGGGCTCTACCATTGAGCTACACCCGCGTTGCTCGCGGTGACCGTCGAGATCCCGGCGTCGCGTGCGATGAGTGACTGTACCGGCAGCGGCGCCGGAACCGAAATCGGGGTGGATGCGACGAGGTGGCATCCGACGGACGACCATCGGTTCCGGCGTCGCCGCGGCACCCGTGCGCGGGCCCGGCCGCGGTGGCACGTACTATCTCTTGTTGGCCCTGATGCGCGGTCGCCCTCCGGGGTTCCCTCGCGTGTTCGGACCCCGGGATGTGGCGCAGCTTGGTAGCGCATCCGCTTTGGGAGCGGAGGGTCGCAGGTTCAAATCCTGTCATCCCGACTTGATCGATGTGGCCCGACCGGTCACCCGGTGCACGGCCCGCGAACGACCGAACTTCCACCACCGTAGATATAAGGAGTATTCAGGCGTGAAGAGCACTGTCGAGCAACTCACCCCGACCCGGGTCAAGCTCAACGTCGAGGTCCCGTTCGAGGAGCTGTCGGCAGACTTCGACCGGGCCTACCGGTCGTTGGCCCAGCAGATCCGGATCCCCGGATTCCGTCCGGGCAAGGCGCCCGCGAAGCTGATCGAGGCCCGTGTCGGCCGCGATTCGATTCTCGCGCAGGTCGTGAACGACGCCATCCCGGCCAAGTACTCCGAGGCCGTCGCCGAGACCGAGACCAAGGCCATCGGCCAGCCCGAGATCGACCTGTCCGAGCTGAAGTACGGCGAGTCGGTCACCTTCACGGCCGAGGTCGACGTCCGTCCCGAGATCACCCTGCCCGACTACTCGACCCTGTCGGTCGAGGTCGACGCGATCGAGGTCGACGAGGCGGCGGTCGACGAGCAGCTCGAAGGCCTGCGCGCCCGCTTCGGCACCCTCAAGGGCGTCGAGCGCGGCGTGGAGAACGGCGACTTCGTGTCGATCGACCTGGCCGCGACCGTCGACGGCGAGGCCGTCGAGGAGGCCACCACGGAGGGGCTGTCCCATGAGGTCGGCTCCGGCCAGCTCATCGACGGACTCGACGAGGCGCTCATCGGCCTGAAGGCCGGCGAGGACAAAGAGTTCACGACCAAGCTCGTCGCCGGCGATCACGCGGGCGAGGAGGCCCTCGTGAAGGTGACCGTGCAGTCGGTCAAGGAGCGCGAGCTGCCCGAGGTCGACGATGAGTTCGCCCAGATGGCCAGCGAGTTCGACACCGTCGAGGAGCTGCGCGCCAGCCTCGCCGAGCGGGTCGAGCAGTCCGCGAAGCTGGAGCAGGCCAACAAGATCCGCGACGCGGTGCTCGACAAGCTCCTCGAGACCGTCGAGATCCCGCTGCCGGAGAAGGTCGTCGACGAAGAGGTCGAGGGTCAGCAGCACCAGGTCATCCACGCGCTCGGACACGACGACGAGCAGGTCGCCAAATTCCTCGAGGCGCAGGGTAAGACCCGCGAGGAGTGGGATGCCGAGTCCCGTGCTGAGGCGGAGAAGTCGGTCAAGCAGCAGCTGCTGCTCGACGCGATCGCCGATCAGCAGGACACCGAGGTCAGCCAGGACGAGCTGACCCAGCAGATCATCTTCACCGCCCAGCGCTACGGCATGCAGCCGCAGGAGTTCATCCAGCAGCTGACGCAGGCCAACCAGGTCGGTGCGGTCTACGCCGACGTCCGGCGCGGCAAGTCGCTGGCGAGCATCGTCGGCGACGTGACCGTCACCGACACCAAGGGCGCCACCGTCGACACCGCCGAGTACTTCGGCGGCAATGACGACGCCGACGAGTCCGCTGCGGACGAGTCCGACTCCGACAACTGATCGGGCTCCCGCGGTCCAGCACAGCCCGCACGTTTCCTCCGCGATCGCCGGTCCTCGAAGTACGAGGGCCGGCGATCGCCGTCGGTCCACCATCACGCACGGGCCGTTCACGGTGCCGAAGGCCGTTCTGCTCTCAGCGAAGAGGCGTGTCCTCGGGAGTGTCCGCGGGTGTCGATTGGTTAGTGTCGGTGAGGACGTCATCAGAGAAGCATTCGATGTGCGTGCGCGTCACCCGCGGGTGACGCGCAGGTCATGACAACAAGGCAAAGGTAGGAACCCGTGAGTGAGCCGACCATCCACACACCCACGATGAGTTCGGGTGTGGCTGGGTTGAACCTGACCGATTCGGTGTTCGAGCGTCTGCTGCGCGAGCGCATCATCTTCCTGGGCACCCAGGTCGACGACGACATCGCGAACCGGCTGTGCGCGCAGATCCTGCTGCTCTCGGCCGAGGACCCGCAGAAGGACATCCACCTCTACATCAATTCGCCCGGTGGGTCGGTGACCGCCGGAATGGCGATCTTCGACACCATGCAGCTCGCGGAATGCGACGTCGCGACGTACGCGATGGGTATGGCGGCGTCGATGGGGCAGTTCCTGCTCGCCGCCGGCGCCAAGGGCAAGCGACATGCACTGCCGCACGCGCGCATCATGATGCATCAGCCGTCCGCCGGCATCGGTGGTACCGCGGCCGACATCGCCATCCAGGCAGAGCAATTCGCGCTCACCAAGAAGGAGATGAACCGGCTCAACGCCGAGTTCAGCGGTCAGCCGCTCGAGAAGATCGAGGCCGACGCCGACCGCGACAAGTGGTTCACCGCGGAAGAGGCCAAGGAGTACGGCTTCGTCGACAAGGTGATCGCGCGCCCGGGTCGGTGAGACCCCGGTCCGACGACCGCTCCCGTACCCACCGCCGAGCCACCTCTACCCAATGGAGCAACAGATGACCAACTCCCTTTCCTTCGACGGCATGCCCGCCGAGGTCGCCGCCGGCATCCCCGCGTCGGCCCTGGCGCTGAAGAACATCGAAGCGCGGTACATCCTGCCGTCGTTCATCGAGCACACCCCGAACGGCCAGCGACAGTACGACCCGTACGCGAAGCTGTTCGAAGAGCGGATCGTGTTCGTCGGCACGCCGATCGACCAGGTCGTGTCCAACGACGTCATGGCGCAGCTGCTCGTCCTCGAATCGCAGGACCCCGACCGCGACATCACCATGTACATCAACTCGCCCGGTGGCAGCGTGCCCGACATGCTCGCCATTTACGACACGATGCAGTACGTGCACTGTGACATCGTGACCGTCTGCCTCGGTGAGGCGGCCTCGGCGGCGGCGATCCTTCTCGCCGGCGGAACCCCGGGCAAGCGTGCGGCGTTGCCGAACGCTACGGTCCTGATCCACCAGCCGCGCACCGGCGGCGCCTACCAGGGTCAGGTCTCCGACCTCGAGATCCAGGCCGCCGAGATCGAGCGCATCCGCGATCGCCTCGACGAGATCCTGGCCAGCCACACCGGTCAGGACAAGGAGAAGATCCGCAAGGACACCGACCGCGACAACATCCTGACCGCGGCCGCGGCCAAGGAGTACGGCATCGTCGACGAGGTCTTCGAGTACCGCAAGAAGTCGATGAAGAAGTAGTCCTGGCCAAGAAGTAGTTGTGGCAGTGCAGAAGTCCCGGTGATTTTCTGCCGCGACATTTGGCCTTATCGGTCGAAGTTCGAGCGACACGCGGGTACCGTCGGGTTACTGGGCATTCGAGTGTCGATCAAATGACCCATGCCCGGCTGCGTGCGACGCGACGGACCAGACACGACAGTCCGGCAACGAGGAAGTAGGTACAGCGCGAGATGGCACGAATCGGAGACGGCGGCGACCTGCTCAAGTGCTCTTTTTGCGGCAAGAGCCAGAAGCAGGTGAAGAAGCTCATCGCCGGCCCCGGCGTGTACATCTGCGATGAGTGCATCGACCTGTGCAACGAGATCATCGAAGAGGAACTGGCCGAGAACGGCGACGTCAAGCTCGACGAGCTGCCGAAGCCGACCGAGATCCGTGACTTCCTCGAGAAGTACGTCATCGGCCAGGACACGGCGAAGCGGACGCTCGCGGTGGCGGTCTACAACCACTACAAGCGCATCCAGGCGGGCGAGAAGAAGGACGCCCGGACGGGTGAGACCGTCGAGCTGATGAAGTCGAACATCCTGATGCTCGGCCCCACCGGATGCGGCAAGACGTACCTGGCGCAGACCCTGGCGAAGATGCTCAACGTGCCGTTCGCGATCGCCGACGCAACCGCGCTGACCGAGGCCGGATATGTCGGCGAGGACGTCGAGAACATCCTGCTCAAGCTGATCCAGGCCGCCGACTACGACGTCAAGCGTGCCGAGACCGGCATCATCTACATCGACGAGGTCGACAAGATCGCCCGCAAGAGCGAGAAC
The genomic region above belongs to Gordonia hongkongensis and contains:
- a CDS encoding ATP-dependent Clp protease proteolytic subunit translates to MSEPTIHTPTMSSGVAGLNLTDSVFERLLRERIIFLGTQVDDDIANRLCAQILLLSAEDPQKDIHLYINSPGGSVTAGMAIFDTMQLAECDVATYAMGMAASMGQFLLAAGAKGKRHALPHARIMMHQPSAGIGGTAADIAIQAEQFALTKKEMNRLNAEFSGQPLEKIEADADRDKWFTAEEAKEYGFVDKVIARPGR
- a CDS encoding L,D-transpeptidase; protein product: MRERTIEPKVRPVLNSHLPTPRASRRRSARRLAAVVFGVLAMTLALPGVANAVPVTVIPGLPPVEIPAVPGLPTPPAPTTPEAPQPPPSTTEEKPAGPVIPNVKTETGYIALADDNTHTITWWHNGKVVRTMPISMGSDKNPTSNGVYYTKEKYRDMYMDSSTYGVPVDSAEGYRTYVEYATRMSWDGIFIHGAPWSVNQQGRSNVSHGCINVTNDHAKWVYDNVPRNTPIVVRNTIGGKYQNT
- the tig gene encoding trigger factor; translation: MKSTVEQLTPTRVKLNVEVPFEELSADFDRAYRSLAQQIRIPGFRPGKAPAKLIEARVGRDSILAQVVNDAIPAKYSEAVAETETKAIGQPEIDLSELKYGESVTFTAEVDVRPEITLPDYSTLSVEVDAIEVDEAAVDEQLEGLRARFGTLKGVERGVENGDFVSIDLAATVDGEAVEEATTEGLSHEVGSGQLIDGLDEALIGLKAGEDKEFTTKLVAGDHAGEEALVKVTVQSVKERELPEVDDEFAQMASEFDTVEELRASLAERVEQSAKLEQANKIRDAVLDKLLETVEIPLPEKVVDEEVEGQQHQVIHALGHDDEQVAKFLEAQGKTREEWDAESRAEAEKSVKQQLLLDAIADQQDTEVSQDELTQQIIFTAQRYGMQPQEFIQQLTQANQVGAVYADVRRGKSLASIVGDVTVTDTKGATVDTAEYFGGNDDADESAADESDSDN
- a CDS encoding ATP-dependent Clp protease proteolytic subunit; translated protein: MTNSLSFDGMPAEVAAGIPASALALKNIEARYILPSFIEHTPNGQRQYDPYAKLFEERIVFVGTPIDQVVSNDVMAQLLVLESQDPDRDITMYINSPGGSVPDMLAIYDTMQYVHCDIVTVCLGEAASAAAILLAGGTPGKRAALPNATVLIHQPRTGGAYQGQVSDLEIQAAEIERIRDRLDEILASHTGQDKEKIRKDTDRDNILTAAAAKEYGIVDEVFEYRKKSMKK